A single Salmo trutta chromosome 14, fSalTru1.1, whole genome shotgun sequence DNA region contains:
- the LOC115147183 gene encoding trinucleotide repeat-containing gene 6C protein isoform X3: MDSNSELIEDLPFQSGPGAQYENPHWGALPPATDRSSTTTGSSWDQVIIDGSDTEAWPSISRSSVSRPANPPECATAADCTNPETSSNMSMAAGATSQQAHYPSSLKANVANVASMMQPGGGQGVGAIGSRGWGSGPGPITMGPTGGAKPDGLGPNMGRSGGAPSWNSQPSFSLNLNPNANPSAWPVLGQEGAGGGPNPASLPPNGSLGNGSLGGDENSSSSTWGGMMSPDAPSSMEHPNLNTDGQNSHHTKQPLSPIHGLPGWGGQSPTESSQLNGDAGSSVWGNGDTKTSADSSSKNSGWDSAPSGGMSGWGHSGSGGGGSGSGEGGWGGDWGKHSSGGGEVKGGWDSSDSPAQDQQVSSWGQPTPAPASEGSGSGGSEGRSHRRERTGSEDGGPPPLPRQDLDPRVLCNTGWGQTPVRQHTSWEMEEQRAANEKKTSEMRGGGGGDTWRGSNSPSSGSPPDPRNGGANPNLGPSQRPGSGGSGGKSEGPSGWGGPPPSGWGEQPVNKAPNGSVSGWGDPMAQGPNTTNNGPKSGGQSWGVPEKSSPTWDDGPAKTQQNQSWGEGPKSSSHGWGSGHGSGSNGSNGSNGSNGGEWREPAEVKKNGSSSHMWEGEGGNGRGEGGNGRGDGGNGRGEGGNGRGGGGWKDSPRGGGGNGSGWGSKPAPAVGVGGWGETQTQHPNGPAPGWGSKPQESPNGPSPGWGFKPQEGPNGPSPGWGSKPQEGPNGPAPGWGSKPQEGPSGPAPGWGSKPQEGPSGPAPGWGSKPQESPNGPSPGWGSKPQESPNGPSPGWGSKPQESPNCNSGGGGPGGSSMGSWGGPASVRQSSNPGWGPGSSGAKPDPAMEPTGWEEPSPPSIRRKMEIDDGTSTWGDPSAYNKTVNMWDRNNPTGGNGNQGNNPTQPPTSKSSGGLTVNNSHNNHSSVPPSNNNHHHMNHHHLHHGQPPPHSQHHGNNNGSANTAASHQGGGPQGRPPMANPGWGELPSVQQPKPEPAWGEPAGPSPAVDNGTSAWGKPPGVPGGWGDGGHEPNGPYRRGNNGPSGPAPCKPALKSMQDGWGGGREEEMGMSSGQWDADAGEMWNSPASQESSSSCNSWGQPPKKGPPKGKMGNQPDEAWIMNRLIKQLTDMGFPRDPAEEALKSNNMNLDQAMSALLEKKTELDKHGMGMSDYNNGMNKPLGCRPQALSKDPSSDRSPFLDKDGGLSDDAPPSPFLPSPISLKLPLVNNLQPGLALGSPGLNMQNLNNRQMQSGMLGSSGAALSRAMQQPPQPPVPPLGSSQPSLRAQVPQFLTPQVQAQLLQFAAKNIGLNPALLTSPINPQQMTLLYQLQQLQMAYQRLQIQQQMMQAQRNVSGPIRQQEQQVARTINNMQQQIQQHQRQLYQALLMKQQPPGSHSSSGLHPGQGKSALDSFPGHPQAPGLSDLHTKEPHSSPNSYSPFPLSGLNPNMNVNCMEVGGLSMKEPPQPQSRLSQWTHPNAMDSLSGNSSHMEANLNKHGAISAVSNLGPPGKPPHMDDSYSPYSMMGGSESPTSPLVPPDSWGQGPGKSPKDQITNGTNINWPPEFCPGVPWKGLQNIDPENDPNMTPGSVPSGPTINTNIQDVNRYLLRDRSGGKLSDMKSTWSPGPISHPSQASLSHELWKVPQGPRNNTAPSRPPPGLTNPAKPSSTWGGNSLGLAQGWSSSYTSEGTTWSTDSSNRTSSWLVLRNLTPQIDGSTLRTLCMQHGPLITFHLFLTQGNAVVRYSSKEEAAKAQKSLHMCVLGNTTILAEFAGEEEVNRYFAQGQQQQQLPPTTSWQPNPGTNQTRMGGGSQQHAIGHHWSSGGSGLGGGAKTGGGGDLLWGGVPQYSSLWGPPSGDDCRGVIGSPNTINTLLPGDLLSGESM; the protein is encoded by the exons ACCTGCCCTTCCAGAGTGGTCCTGGTGCCCAGTATGAGAATCCCCACTGGGGAGCCTTACCACCAGCCACCGACCGCAGCAGCACCACCACCGGTAGTAGCTGGGATCAAGTGATCATCGACGGGAGCGACACCGAGGCCTGGCCCTCCATCAGTCGCAGCAGCGTCAGCCGACCAGCAAATCCTCCAGAATGTGCCACAGCCGCTGACTGTACAAACCCAGAGACCAGCAGCAACATGAGCATGGCCGCAGGGGCTACTAGCCAGCAGGCccactacccctcctctctcaaaGCTAACGTCGCTAACGTAGCTAGCATGATGCAGCCTGGCGGTGGCCAGGGAGTTGGAGCCATCGGCAGCAGGGGCTGGGGTTCTGGACCAGGCCCCATCACCATGGGCCCCACTGGGGGAGCCAAACCCGACGGCCTAGGGCCCAACATGGGTCGGAGTGGAGGAGCACCCAGCTGGAACTCCCAGCCCAGCTTTAGCCTGAACCTGAACCCCAACGCCAACCCCTCGGCCTGGCCCGTGCTGGGGCAAGAGGGGGCTGGAGGTGGCCCGAACCCCGCCTCACTACCACCCAACGGTAGCCTGGGCAACGGGAGCCTGGGAGGGGACgagaacagcagcagcagcacctggGGAGGCATGATGAGCCCTGACGCCCCAAGCAGCATGGAACACCCCAACCTTAACACTGACGGACAAAACAGCCACCACACTAAGCAGCCCCTCAGCCCCATCCACGGGCTGCCCGGCTGGGGAGGCCAGTCCCCTACTGAGTCCTCCCAGCTCAACGGAGACGCAGGGAGCTCCGTCTGGGGCAACGGAGACACCAAGACATCCGCTGACTCCTCCTCCAAGAACTCAGGCTGGGACTCAGCACCCTCCGGAGGCATGTCCGGCTGGGGCCACTCTGGCAGCGGAGGAGGCGGGAGTGGCAGTGGAGAAGGAGGCTGGGGAGGAGACTGGGGGAAGCACTCCAGCGGTGGAGGAGAGGTCAAAGGAGGCTGGGATTCCTCAGATAGCCCAGCCCAGGACCAGCAGGTGAGCTCCTGGGGCCAGCCAACCCCGGCCCCGGCTAGTGAGGGTAGCGGGAGCGGTGGCAGCGAGGGGCGCTCCCATCGCAGGGAGAGGACTGGCAGCGAGGACGGAGGCCCCCCTCCCCTGCCTCGGCAGGACCTGGACCCCCGTGTGCTCTGCAACACAGGCTGGGGCCAGACGCCCGTCCGCCAGCACACCTCCTGGGAGATGGAGGAGCAGCGTGCCGCCAACGAGAAGAAGACCAGCGAGATGAGGGGAGGCGGTGGAGGGGACACTTGGAGGGGCTCCAACAGCCCCTCTTCCGGATCCCCACCGGACCCCCGGAACGGGGGAGCCAACCCCAACCTGGGACCATCTCAGAGGCCAGGCTCAGGGGGCTCCGGAGGCAAGAGCGAGGGCCCCTCAGGCTGGGGAGGTCCTCCACCCTCAGGCTGGGGGGAGCAGCCTGTCAACAAGGCCCCCAACGGTTCCGTCAGTGGCTGGGGGGACCCCATGGCCCAAGGCCCCAACACCACAAACAATGGTCCAAAGAGTGGAGGTCAATCCTGGGGTGTCCCTGAGAAGTCCTCCCCTACCTGGGACGACGGGCCAGCCAAGACCCAGCAGAACCAGAGCTGGGGAGAGGGGCCCAAGTCGTCCTCCCATGGCTGGGGTTCCGGCCATGGAAGTGGCAGCAATGGCTCCAATGGATCCAACGGCTCCAACGGTGGAGAGTGGAGAGAACCGGCCGAGGTGAAGAAGAATGGGTCCTCCAGCCACATGtgggaaggagaaggaggaaatGGACGAGGAGAAGGAGGAAATGGACGAGGAGATGGAGGAAATGGACGAGGAGAAGGGGGAAatggacgaggaggaggagggtggaaggacagccccagagggggtggaggaaatGGGAGCGGCTGGGGGTCGAAGCCTGCCCCTGCTGTTGGAGTTGGTGGCTGGGGGGAGACCCAGACCCAGCACCCCAACGGCCCAGCACCAGGATGGGGCTCCAAGCCCCAGGAAAGCCCCAACGGCCCATCACCAGGATGGGGCTTCAAGCCCCAGGAAGGCCCCAACGGCCCATCACCAGGATGGGGCTCCAAGCCCCAGGAAGGCCCCAACGGCCCAGCACCAGGATGGGGCTCCAAGCCCCAGGAAGGCCCCAGCGGCCCAGCACCAGGATGGGGCTCCAAGCCCCAGGAAGGCCCCAGCGGCCCAGCACCAGGATGGGGCTCCAAGCCCCAGGAAAGCCCCAACGGTCCTTCGCCAGGATGGGGCTCCAAGCCCCAGGAAAGCCCCAACGGTCCTTCGCCAGGATGGGGCTCCAAGCCTCAAGAAAGCCCCAACTGCAATAGTGGAGGAGGTGGACCAGGAGGAAGCAGCATGGGGTCCTGGGGCGGCCCTGCATCTGTAAGGCAGAGTTCCAACCCCGGCTGGGGCCCGGGGAGCTCCGGAGCCAAACCCGACCCAGCGATGGAGCCCACCGGCTGGGAggaaccctctcctccctccatccgcCGCAAGATGGAGATCGATGACGGCACGTCCACCTGGGGAGACCCCAGCGCCTACAACAAGACCGTGAATATGTGGGACCGCAACAACCCCACTGGAGGTAACGGTAACCAAGGCAACAACCCCACCCAGCCGCCAACCAGCAAGAGTAGCGGAGGCTTGACCGTCAACAACAGCCACAACAACCACTCCTCCGTCCCCCCTAGCAACAACAATCACCACCACATGAACCACCACCACCTGCACCACGGACAGCCCCCGCCACACAGCCAGCACCACGGCAACAACAATGGATCCGCCAACACCGCCGCCTCGCACCAGGGCGGAGGACCCCAGGGCAGACCACCTATGGCCAACCCAG gctGGGGGGAGCTGCCTAGTGTCCAGCAGCCCAAGCCAGAGCCAGCGTGGGGGGAGCCCGCTGGCCCCTCTCCTGCAGTGGACAACGGCACCTCTGCCTGGGGCAAACCCCCTGGTGTTCCTGGAGGCTGGGGCGATGGGGGGCACGAGCCCAATGGACCCTACAGGAGGGGAAACAACGGACCCTCTGGACCTGCACCCTGCAAGCCAG CCCTCAAATCTATGCAAGACGGTTGGGGAGgcgggagggaggaggagatgggcaTGTCTTCTGGCCAATGGGATGCTGACGCCGGAGAAATGTGGAACAGCCCCGCCTCCCAGGAGAGCAGCTCCTCCTGTAACTCGTGGGGCCAGCCACCCAAGAAGGGCCCGCCCAAGGGCAAGATGGGCAACCAGCCGGACGAAGCCTGGATCATGAACCGTCTCATCAAGCAGCTCACTGACATGGGCTTCCCG AGGGATCCTGCTGAGGAGGCTCTGAAGAGCAACAACATGAACCTGGACCAGGCCATGA GCGCTTTGTTGGAGAAGAAGACTGAACTGGACAAGCATGGCATGGGCATGTCAGACTACAACAACGGGATGAACAAGCCGTTGGGTTGCCGTCCCCAGGCCCTCTCCAAAGACCCCTCCTCGGACCGCAGCCCATTCCTAGACAAG GACGGTGGTCTGTCAGATGACGCCCCCCCCTCACCGTTTCTGCCTTCTCCCATCAGCCTGAAGCTCCCCCTGGTTAACAACCTGCAGCCTGGGCTGGCCCTGGGCTCCCCGGGGCTCAACATGCAAAACTTAAACAACAGACAG atgcagaGTGGAATGTTGGGCAGTAGTGGAGCAGCACTATCCCGGGCCATGCAGCAGCCTCCTCAGCCGCCAGTGCCGCCTCTCGGCTCCTCCCAGCCTAGTCTACGCGCTCAAGTGCCTCAGTTTCTCACCCCTCAG GTTCAAGCACAGCTCTTGCAGTTTGCTGCAAAAAACATTGGTCTGAACCCTGCACTTTTAACCTCACCAATAAACCCTCAACAAATGACCCTGTTGTACCAACTTCAGCAACTGCAAATG gcGTACCAGCGTTTACAaatccagcagcagatgatgcAAGCTCAGCGCAACGTCTCCGGTCCCATCAGACAACAAGAGCAGCAA GTTGCACGTACAATCAATAACATGCAGCAGCAGATCCAACAGCACCAGCGTCAGCTGTACCAGGCCCTGCTGATGAAGCAGCAGCCCCCCGGCTCTCACTCCTCCTCCGGCCTGCACCCCGGCCAAGGCAAATCAGCCCTGGACTCGTTCCCAGGCCACCCCCAGGCTCCGGGCCTCTCCGACCTGCACACCAAAGAGCCGCATTCTTCTCCCAACTCCTACAGCCCATTCCCCCTCT ctGGACTCAATCCAAACATGAATGTAAACTGCATGGAGGTGGGGGGCCTGTCCATGAAGGAGcctccccagccccagtcccgtCTGTCCCAGTGGACCCACCCCAACGCCATGGACAGCCTCTCTGGAAACTCCTCCCACATGGAGGCCAACCTCAATAAGCACG GTGCCATTTCTGCTGTTTCTAATCTGGGCCCCCCTGGAAAGCCCCCCCACATGGATGACTCCTACAGCCCCTACAGTATGATGGGTGGGTCTGAGTCCCCCACCTCCCCCCTGGTTCCCCCTGACAGCTGGGGCCAGGGACCGGGAAAGAGCCCTAAGGACCAGATCACCAACGGAACAAATATCAACTGGCCCCCAG AGTTCTGTCCAGGCGTGCCCTGGAAGGGCCTGCAGAACATTGACCCTGAGAATGACCCCAACATGACCCCAGGAAGTGTTCCCAGCGGCCCCACCATCAACACCAACATCCAGGACGTCAACCGCTACCTGCTCCGGGACCGCAGCGGAG gtaAACTATCTGACATGAAGTCCACCTGGTCCCCGGGGCCCATCTCCCACCCCTCCCAGGCCTCTCTGTCCCACGAGCTGTGGAAGGTCCCCCAGGGGCCCCGCAACAACACAGCCCCCTCCAGGCCACCTCCGGGCCTAACCAACCCCGCCAAGCCCTCTTCCACCTGGGGAGGAAACTCCCTGGGCCTGGCCCAAGGCTGGAGCAGCTCATACACCTCAG agGGCACAACCTGGAGCACAGACAGCTCCAACAGGACCAGTAGCTGGCTGGTACTGAGGAACCTCACCCCCCAGATAGACGGCTCCACCCTGCGGACGCTGTGCATGCAGCACGGCCCTCTCATCACATTCCACCTCTTCCTGACCCAGGGAAACGCTGTGGTTCGATACAGCTCCAAGGAGGAGGCTGCCAAGGCACAGAAGTCCCTGCACAT
- the LOC115147183 gene encoding trinucleotide repeat-containing gene 6C protein isoform X4, translated as MEEDGDGCRVSPLCVAPHSMVLQHHLSSDLPFQSGPGAQYENPHWGALPPATDRSSTTTGSSWDQVIIDGSDTEAWPSISRSSVSRPANPPECATAADCTNPETSSNMSMAAGATSQQAHYPSSLKANVANVASMMQPGGGQGVGAIGSRGWGSGPGPITMGPTGGAKPDGLGPNMGRSGGAPSWNSQPSFSLNLNPNANPSAWPVLGQEGAGGGPNPASLPPNGSLGNGSLGGDENSSSSTWGGMMSPDAPSSMEHPNLNTDGQNSHHTKQPLSPIHGLPGWGGQSPTESSQLNGDAGSSVWGNGDTKTSADSSSKNSGWDSAPSGGMSGWGHSGSGGGGSGSGEGGWGGDWGKHSSGGGEVKGGWDSSDSPAQDQQVSSWGQPTPAPASEGSGSGGSEGRSHRRERTGSEDGGPPPLPRQDLDPRVLCNTGWGQTPVRQHTSWEMEEQRAANEKKTSEMRGGGGGDTWRGSNSPSSGSPPDPRNGGANPNLGPSQRPGSGGSGGKSEGPSGWGGPPPSGWGEQPVNKAPNGSVSGWGDPMAQGPNTTNNGPKSGGQSWGVPEKSSPTWDDGPAKTQQNQSWGEGPKSSSHGWGSGHGSGSNGSNGSNGSNGGEWREPAEVKKNGSSSHMWEGEGGNGRGEGGNGRGDGGNGRGEGGNGRGGGGWKDSPRGGGGNGSGWGSKPAPAVGVGGWGETQTQHPNGPAPGWGSKPQESPNGPSPGWGFKPQEGPNGPSPGWGSKPQEGPNGPAPGWGSKPQEGPSGPAPGWGSKPQEGPSGPAPGWGSKPQESPNGPSPGWGSKPQESPNGPSPGWGSKPQESPNCNSGGGGPGGSSMGSWGGPASVRQSSNPGWGPGSSGAKPDPAMEPTGWEEPSPPSIRRKMEIDDGTSTWGDPSAYNKTVNMWDRNNPTGGNGNQGNNPTQPPTSKSSGGLTVNNSHNNHSSVPPSNNNHHHMNHHHLHHGQPPPHSQHHGNNNGSANTAASHQGGGPQGRPPMANPGWGELPSVQQPKPEPAWGEPAGPSPAVDNGTSAWGKPPGVPGGWGDGGHEPNGPYRRGNNGPSGPAPCKPALKSMQDGWGGGREEEMGMSSGQWDADAGEMWNSPASQESSSSCNSWGQPPKKGPPKGKMGNQPDEAWIMNRLIKQLTDMGFPRDPAEEALKSNNMNLDQAMSALLEKKTELDKHGMGMSDYNNGMNKPLGCRPQALSKDPSSDRSPFLDKDGGLSDDAPPSPFLPSPISLKLPLVNNLQPGLALGSPGLNMQNLNNRQMQSGMLGSSGAALSRAMQQPPQPPVPPLGSSQPSLRAQVPQFLTPQVQAQLLQFAAKNIGLNPALLTSPINPQQMTLLYQLQQLQMAYQRLQIQQQMMQAQRNVSGPIRQQEQQVARTINNMQQQIQQHQRQLYQALLMKQQPPGSHSSSGLHPGQGKSALDSFPGHPQAPGLSDLHTKEPHSSPNSYSPFPLSGLNPNMNVNCMEVGGLSMKEPPQPQSRLSQWTHPNAMDSLSGNSSHMEANLNKHGAISAVSNLGPPGKPPHMDDSYSPYSMMGGSESPTSPLVPPDSWGQGPGKSPKDQITNGTNINWPPEFCPGVPWKGLQNIDPENDPNMTPGSVPSGPTINTNIQDVNRYLLRDRSGGSSPPSPPQNGALPPSTDWPVSGCYTSSFSLSSPDEESAGTDHSPPLPASYVDMLTP; from the exons ACCTGCCCTTCCAGAGTGGTCCTGGTGCCCAGTATGAGAATCCCCACTGGGGAGCCTTACCACCAGCCACCGACCGCAGCAGCACCACCACCGGTAGTAGCTGGGATCAAGTGATCATCGACGGGAGCGACACCGAGGCCTGGCCCTCCATCAGTCGCAGCAGCGTCAGCCGACCAGCAAATCCTCCAGAATGTGCCACAGCCGCTGACTGTACAAACCCAGAGACCAGCAGCAACATGAGCATGGCCGCAGGGGCTACTAGCCAGCAGGCccactacccctcctctctcaaaGCTAACGTCGCTAACGTAGCTAGCATGATGCAGCCTGGCGGTGGCCAGGGAGTTGGAGCCATCGGCAGCAGGGGCTGGGGTTCTGGACCAGGCCCCATCACCATGGGCCCCACTGGGGGAGCCAAACCCGACGGCCTAGGGCCCAACATGGGTCGGAGTGGAGGAGCACCCAGCTGGAACTCCCAGCCCAGCTTTAGCCTGAACCTGAACCCCAACGCCAACCCCTCGGCCTGGCCCGTGCTGGGGCAAGAGGGGGCTGGAGGTGGCCCGAACCCCGCCTCACTACCACCCAACGGTAGCCTGGGCAACGGGAGCCTGGGAGGGGACgagaacagcagcagcagcacctggGGAGGCATGATGAGCCCTGACGCCCCAAGCAGCATGGAACACCCCAACCTTAACACTGACGGACAAAACAGCCACCACACTAAGCAGCCCCTCAGCCCCATCCACGGGCTGCCCGGCTGGGGAGGCCAGTCCCCTACTGAGTCCTCCCAGCTCAACGGAGACGCAGGGAGCTCCGTCTGGGGCAACGGAGACACCAAGACATCCGCTGACTCCTCCTCCAAGAACTCAGGCTGGGACTCAGCACCCTCCGGAGGCATGTCCGGCTGGGGCCACTCTGGCAGCGGAGGAGGCGGGAGTGGCAGTGGAGAAGGAGGCTGGGGAGGAGACTGGGGGAAGCACTCCAGCGGTGGAGGAGAGGTCAAAGGAGGCTGGGATTCCTCAGATAGCCCAGCCCAGGACCAGCAGGTGAGCTCCTGGGGCCAGCCAACCCCGGCCCCGGCTAGTGAGGGTAGCGGGAGCGGTGGCAGCGAGGGGCGCTCCCATCGCAGGGAGAGGACTGGCAGCGAGGACGGAGGCCCCCCTCCCCTGCCTCGGCAGGACCTGGACCCCCGTGTGCTCTGCAACACAGGCTGGGGCCAGACGCCCGTCCGCCAGCACACCTCCTGGGAGATGGAGGAGCAGCGTGCCGCCAACGAGAAGAAGACCAGCGAGATGAGGGGAGGCGGTGGAGGGGACACTTGGAGGGGCTCCAACAGCCCCTCTTCCGGATCCCCACCGGACCCCCGGAACGGGGGAGCCAACCCCAACCTGGGACCATCTCAGAGGCCAGGCTCAGGGGGCTCCGGAGGCAAGAGCGAGGGCCCCTCAGGCTGGGGAGGTCCTCCACCCTCAGGCTGGGGGGAGCAGCCTGTCAACAAGGCCCCCAACGGTTCCGTCAGTGGCTGGGGGGACCCCATGGCCCAAGGCCCCAACACCACAAACAATGGTCCAAAGAGTGGAGGTCAATCCTGGGGTGTCCCTGAGAAGTCCTCCCCTACCTGGGACGACGGGCCAGCCAAGACCCAGCAGAACCAGAGCTGGGGAGAGGGGCCCAAGTCGTCCTCCCATGGCTGGGGTTCCGGCCATGGAAGTGGCAGCAATGGCTCCAATGGATCCAACGGCTCCAACGGTGGAGAGTGGAGAGAACCGGCCGAGGTGAAGAAGAATGGGTCCTCCAGCCACATGtgggaaggagaaggaggaaatGGACGAGGAGAAGGAGGAAATGGACGAGGAGATGGAGGAAATGGACGAGGAGAAGGGGGAAatggacgaggaggaggagggtggaaggacagccccagagggggtggaggaaatGGGAGCGGCTGGGGGTCGAAGCCTGCCCCTGCTGTTGGAGTTGGTGGCTGGGGGGAGACCCAGACCCAGCACCCCAACGGCCCAGCACCAGGATGGGGCTCCAAGCCCCAGGAAAGCCCCAACGGCCCATCACCAGGATGGGGCTTCAAGCCCCAGGAAGGCCCCAACGGCCCATCACCAGGATGGGGCTCCAAGCCCCAGGAAGGCCCCAACGGCCCAGCACCAGGATGGGGCTCCAAGCCCCAGGAAGGCCCCAGCGGCCCAGCACCAGGATGGGGCTCCAAGCCCCAGGAAGGCCCCAGCGGCCCAGCACCAGGATGGGGCTCCAAGCCCCAGGAAAGCCCCAACGGTCCTTCGCCAGGATGGGGCTCCAAGCCCCAGGAAAGCCCCAACGGTCCTTCGCCAGGATGGGGCTCCAAGCCTCAAGAAAGCCCCAACTGCAATAGTGGAGGAGGTGGACCAGGAGGAAGCAGCATGGGGTCCTGGGGCGGCCCTGCATCTGTAAGGCAGAGTTCCAACCCCGGCTGGGGCCCGGGGAGCTCCGGAGCCAAACCCGACCCAGCGATGGAGCCCACCGGCTGGGAggaaccctctcctccctccatccgcCGCAAGATGGAGATCGATGACGGCACGTCCACCTGGGGAGACCCCAGCGCCTACAACAAGACCGTGAATATGTGGGACCGCAACAACCCCACTGGAGGTAACGGTAACCAAGGCAACAACCCCACCCAGCCGCCAACCAGCAAGAGTAGCGGAGGCTTGACCGTCAACAACAGCCACAACAACCACTCCTCCGTCCCCCCTAGCAACAACAATCACCACCACATGAACCACCACCACCTGCACCACGGACAGCCCCCGCCACACAGCCAGCACCACGGCAACAACAATGGATCCGCCAACACCGCCGCCTCGCACCAGGGCGGAGGACCCCAGGGCAGACCACCTATGGCCAACCCAG gctGGGGGGAGCTGCCTAGTGTCCAGCAGCCCAAGCCAGAGCCAGCGTGGGGGGAGCCCGCTGGCCCCTCTCCTGCAGTGGACAACGGCACCTCTGCCTGGGGCAAACCCCCTGGTGTTCCTGGAGGCTGGGGCGATGGGGGGCACGAGCCCAATGGACCCTACAGGAGGGGAAACAACGGACCCTCTGGACCTGCACCCTGCAAGCCAG CCCTCAAATCTATGCAAGACGGTTGGGGAGgcgggagggaggaggagatgggcaTGTCTTCTGGCCAATGGGATGCTGACGCCGGAGAAATGTGGAACAGCCCCGCCTCCCAGGAGAGCAGCTCCTCCTGTAACTCGTGGGGCCAGCCACCCAAGAAGGGCCCGCCCAAGGGCAAGATGGGCAACCAGCCGGACGAAGCCTGGATCATGAACCGTCTCATCAAGCAGCTCACTGACATGGGCTTCCCG AGGGATCCTGCTGAGGAGGCTCTGAAGAGCAACAACATGAACCTGGACCAGGCCATGA GCGCTTTGTTGGAGAAGAAGACTGAACTGGACAAGCATGGCATGGGCATGTCAGACTACAACAACGGGATGAACAAGCCGTTGGGTTGCCGTCCCCAGGCCCTCTCCAAAGACCCCTCCTCGGACCGCAGCCCATTCCTAGACAAG GACGGTGGTCTGTCAGATGACGCCCCCCCCTCACCGTTTCTGCCTTCTCCCATCAGCCTGAAGCTCCCCCTGGTTAACAACCTGCAGCCTGGGCTGGCCCTGGGCTCCCCGGGGCTCAACATGCAAAACTTAAACAACAGACAG atgcagaGTGGAATGTTGGGCAGTAGTGGAGCAGCACTATCCCGGGCCATGCAGCAGCCTCCTCAGCCGCCAGTGCCGCCTCTCGGCTCCTCCCAGCCTAGTCTACGCGCTCAAGTGCCTCAGTTTCTCACCCCTCAG GTTCAAGCACAGCTCTTGCAGTTTGCTGCAAAAAACATTGGTCTGAACCCTGCACTTTTAACCTCACCAATAAACCCTCAACAAATGACCCTGTTGTACCAACTTCAGCAACTGCAAATG gcGTACCAGCGTTTACAaatccagcagcagatgatgcAAGCTCAGCGCAACGTCTCCGGTCCCATCAGACAACAAGAGCAGCAA GTTGCACGTACAATCAATAACATGCAGCAGCAGATCCAACAGCACCAGCGTCAGCTGTACCAGGCCCTGCTGATGAAGCAGCAGCCCCCCGGCTCTCACTCCTCCTCCGGCCTGCACCCCGGCCAAGGCAAATCAGCCCTGGACTCGTTCCCAGGCCACCCCCAGGCTCCGGGCCTCTCCGACCTGCACACCAAAGAGCCGCATTCTTCTCCCAACTCCTACAGCCCATTCCCCCTCT ctGGACTCAATCCAAACATGAATGTAAACTGCATGGAGGTGGGGGGCCTGTCCATGAAGGAGcctccccagccccagtcccgtCTGTCCCAGTGGACCCACCCCAACGCCATGGACAGCCTCTCTGGAAACTCCTCCCACATGGAGGCCAACCTCAATAAGCACG GTGCCATTTCTGCTGTTTCTAATCTGGGCCCCCCTGGAAAGCCCCCCCACATGGATGACTCCTACAGCCCCTACAGTATGATGGGTGGGTCTGAGTCCCCCACCTCCCCCCTGGTTCCCCCTGACAGCTGGGGCCAGGGACCGGGAAAGAGCCCTAAGGACCAGATCACCAACGGAACAAATATCAACTGGCCCCCAG AGTTCTGTCCAGGCGTGCCCTGGAAGGGCCTGCAGAACATTGACCCTGAGAATGACCCCAACATGACCCCAGGAAGTGTTCCCAGCGGCCCCACCATCAACACCAACATCCAGGACGTCAACCGCTACCTGCTCCGGGACCGCAGCGGAG GCTCCTCCCCTCCTTCACCGCCTCAGAACGGTGCTCTGCCCCCCTCCACGGACTGGCCAGTCAGTGGCTGCTACACTAGCTCTTTCAGTCTGTCCTCCCCGGATGAGGAGAGTGCAGGTACAGACCACAGCCCCCCCCTTCCAGCCTCCTATGTGGACATGCTGACCCCTTGA